The genomic region CTCAACGTCCTCCACCATGTCATCCCTGCAGCCCTCAACCCTATAGTTTATGGAGTGCGAACCCAGGAGGTCAAGCAAGGAATCCAGAGATTACTGAAGAAAGGGTGGTAATAAGGACAACAGGATCTCTGCATTTCTAATACATGATGACTTATAAATCAGTTAATGGAAAATTGGGTTGAAACTCATAGCTCAAATAAATTGAGATAGTAAGTTCAAGGAAAGAAGTAAATTTAAATCTGAAACAATTTCTTGACTCTATCCCTCTGCTTCAAATCCTAATGCTCCCCCAAGAAAAATCTCGCAtttctgtgactttttaaaaatttttcccaaTCTTTGGAGTTCTATTCTGTCTGAAATATGAGAACTCAGGAGGATGAACTCTATAGTTGAGAAATAAATCCCAGTTAATACTGTATTTACATTTCTatacaagtaattttttaaatataaaactgtgGGTATCAATGCCCTTGGTTGTAacattgttattaatttattactgtttttaaccTAGTTGCATAATGCAGTTGAAAAAGACCACAGTATTTAAATGTCAGGTCTGAATGATGAATAATAGCTAGAGTCCATAAGTAAATCTCTTTCCATTACCTCCAACTAAGCCagtaattttcttctcttcccatcttTGCCCAAGCAAAGACTGCGCCTTTTCTGGTGCAACCCTCAGAGGGCTAGAGCTCTTGCAAGAATTGCTCACATGTGGAGAAATGAGATTTACTGGGTTTCAGAGAAGTTATCACACAAAGCCTCTTCTTTGGTGTCCTCACACCAGTGTCTGTGCTTGAAGCTTCATCTTCAGAATTCAAAGACTCACTCTACGATGTGCGTATAGGTTTCTGCTTTGGTGTACTAACATGTCACAGCATCAGAAGATGTCCCAGCAATGAAACGTTAAGCTATTAGGGCCTACTATTAATTAAGCAAAGACTTCCTAGGCAATTGCTCTGGTATAGAAACTTTGTTAGAGTTTGAGGGCACAAAGATGCACAGAACAAATATGCAATCATTGAGGAATGCATATGCTATTTTTTAGACAGAATATAAAGCAATCTAGGCCCtataaaattgaagaaatattttcttccacataGAAGGAGGTGGAAAGAAATGAGGTATAAATAAGCACAGTAAACAacttacaaaagagaaaattcctgAGATGGTGAGTTAGAAGTTCTGAACTCTAGTACTCGCACAACCACATACAAGATTGTGACTGGAAACAAATCAGTAGCCTCACTGAGTTTCAGCACCTTCATCTGTTACATGAAGACAGTGAACTAGTTATTTTAAAACGTATTGCTTGTTCTAAGAGTCTATGAAACCATGTTTTGCCTTTAGATAGgcaaaccctctcctttctcctttctccctttttttgttcagtccctgtggctgtttccacttttccactgtctctccagctgcttttgggggggatggggaggtagggaggggtgcttttcccatactcacCCACACCCACCTGTCTCCATCCTCtatccacaagcaaaaacagctccctgccctccatggcttctctcttccccagttcacctGTCTGAGCTGCGTACCTGGCTCGGTTAATcatcaaatcagttttctaggtgtgcaagatggtttagtgttgatctggctgcatttcagagaCAAGAGAcgcaaaaaaaacttccatgcttttcCAACACCTTGCCTCCTCCCCTAACAGGTAGGTGGAATACAGCCatagagagggtggggcagaaGCCCAAGGCATTGTCCACAGGGGAGATCTGCAAGTAGCAGGGCCCGTGACAAAGAACAAATGGCTATTAAAAGGTGAcaatcaggatgcctgggtggctcagtcagttaagaattcAACtcgctcaggttacgatctcatggttcatgtgttcaagccccgcattggggttctgcactgctggtgcttctctccctgcccctcccccagctgctccctctctctccctctctcaaaagacacaaataaataacctttaaaaagttaaaaaataaaatttagaaagaaaataggtGGCTATCAGTCAAGACCTGGCAAAGGACTAGAGATCAATGTAGAGCTAGTAAATGGGAACTCACATCAGAACCACAGCAGGGACACGATCCTACAAACCAGAGACGTACAGGAGAAGAGGCTGGAGTTCAAATGCTGGACCTATTATTATCATGGTACTATAGATGGAATGCTACAGCACAGAGAACATTATATCTTGGGAAAATTTAATTGGAATGGTGCTCAACATTAAGCATCTTCTTTAAATATTGGTTGATTGCATAATTTCATCCTCATTACTCCTAGACTGGATGCCAGTGGAGGCAGATCTGAGCTGAAGAGAACATTATTAAATCTGGCTAGGGTAGCTGTAAATAAAGGAGACCTAAAACAATTACCTTTTCCCATACACCTTACCAGGTATTCCAGGATCTCAGATGGGGTGGCAGGGACAGCGACACATTCAGCCTGGCTACCAAGTGGTTTCAAGTTTTCTATTGACTACATATTTAATAACATCTTACTGTATTAATgtctttaatttatatttttagtgagGTACAATTTACATAACAGTATATTAATTTTAGGGGTACAATATAAcgattttatattgtatatattgtgaaatgatcactatGGCCAGTCTACctaacatctatcaccatacatagttacattttttttatgatgagaacttttaagatattCACTcacagcaactttcaaatatacaatatagtttTATTAACCATACATGCCCATGACTTACTTgctttataactgaaagtttgtaccttttgacccctttcacgcatttcacccattccccccacctctggcaactatTAATCCGTTCTCTGTTTCTATAAgctcagggaggggaggagttgtttgctgtttgtttagatttcacatgtaagtaagatcatatggtatttgtctttccctatcCGAcatatctcacttagcataatcccctcaaggcccatccatgttgtcacaggtggcaagattgcattttttttttggctgaataatattctagtgtgtgtgtgtatatgtatcacattttctttatccatttatctgccAATgtgcatttaggttgtttctatctcttggctattataaataattttgcaATGAACATGGCAGTGCATGTACCTTTtccagttagtgttttcattttcctcagaTAAATGCCCAGCAGTGGAATCGAGGGATCATTGGGtggtcctattttttttttaagtttatttatttggggggagggaagggcagagaaagagagggagagagagaatcccaagcttgcTCCacacttccagcacagagcccaatatggggctcaaactcacgaaccatgagatcatgacctgaaccaaaatcaggagtcaatacttaaccaactaactCAACAGGGTGCCCcatgggtagttctatttttaagtttttgaggaacctccatattgttttccacagtggctgcaccagtttgcattctcaccaacagtacataagagttccttttctccacatccttgttaacacttgctatttcttatcttttttattttaaatgtatttatttaaattcaaattaattaacatacagtgtagcattggtttcaggaacagaacccagtgattcatcacttacaaatcTTATCTTTTTGACAATatctattctaacaggtgtgaggtggtatctcattgtggttttgatttgcatttccttgataattagtgatgttgagcaccttttgacgtacctgttggccatctgtatgtcttctttggaaaaatgtctattagaTCCTCTGTCCATTATTTAATCAGAtgttattgctttgtttttttttttttgttttgcttttgagttgtatgagtttgttatatattttgaatattaatccccttatcagatatatgatttgcaaatatttcctcctatttaataggttgccttttcattttgtcaatgatttcctttgttgtgcagaagctttttagtttgatgcagtcccaatagtttatttttgcttttgttgcctttgcttttggtatcagatcCAAAAAACcattgccaagactgatgtcaaggaactTACTGCTTACGTTTTTGCAACTCTTTAAATGTTAGAGTTGTatcatctggggtgcctgggtagctcagtcagttaagtgactcttgatttcatctcagatcatgatctcatggttcatgagcttgagccccacattgggctccacactataagtgcagagcctgtttgggattctctctccatctctgcccctctcccctgctcacactgtctctctctcaaaataaacatttaaaaaaataaaatacaaagttgtATCCTCTATTTTGAATATAAGAAGTCCATTACTCTGCTAAATTATGTTaatgaatgtttttattctaACAAAAATGACATAACTTTTAATGTTTGCTGAAACCAGCATATGAAATTTCATCAACAAATAGTACTATTTAGGGGGTGggttggtgctttttttttttttttatttgagagagagagagagagagagagagagagagagagcatgcctgagtgggggagaagggaataaggaagagaaagacagagagagagaaagagaatcctaagcaggctgtatGATGAgcatgggcttgatcccacaaccctgggatcatgacctgagccaaaatcaggagtcagatgttcaactgactgagctacccaggcacccaaaatagTACTATTTTTAGATCAAGATTCCATAATCCAGATGCCACATAATGTGATCAAAAGTTTTGAGACAGTCAAAATTATTCATTGAaaaagcacctactatgtgccagacaaaATGCCAGATACAAAGAAGAATTAAAGAGCTTCTGATTTTAATGAGATTGTATTCTTTTGGGAGTGGCAAACAAGTATGGATCCAGGATACCCAACACATCAATAAGTTTCTTGAAGAAAGGTATAGAAATAAGTGGATAATTCATCAACATAATTCATATCACTCGTCTAAATAGGATTTAAATCCCACCTATATACTCCGATGACTCAAACTTCTGTCGCTAGCTTAGATCTGGTCCCTGAATAGTGCCATATGTACAGTTGCTTACTTTTACTTCTCTATTTGGATATTTAACAGTCATTTTAAAAGTACAGTCATTTGGAGGAGTTTGGTATGGAAATAGAGTTAGGTGTCCAAAGCCAAATTTCTGATATCACATATAAAACTGGCTCCTCAGTTAATGGCAATTCTGCCTTTCCAACTGTTTTGCAAACAGCCTTGAAGAAGCAGACTCTtcattatagagaacaaactgatgattaccagaggggaggtgggggagggcagatgggtgaaataggtaatggcgattaaggagtgcacttgtgatgagcactggggtgttgtatggaagtgttgaatcactatattgtacacctgaaactaatattagactgaatgttaactacctggaatttacataaaaacttaagaaaaataaaggcttgGAGTCATCCTTTACTCCTCTCCATCTTTTATATCCTACTTATGGACTCTCAGCAAATCTTTGACCCATAACTTCAATTTTTACTCATCACCTTAATCCAAGCCATTATTACATTTCACCTGGATTACTTAAATTAAGTCTTGGGGtctctgggaggctcagtgggttgagtggggttcctgggtggctcagtaaattgagtgtctgactttggctcaggtcataatctcacaggttcatgagttcaagccccacatcaggctcactgctttcagtgcagagcctgctttggatcttctttccctctctctctgccccttccttgctcacacacacactctctctcaaaaataaataaaacaggggcgcctgggtggctcagtcggttaagcgtccgacttcagctcaggtcacgatctcatggtctgtgagttcgagcccgtgtcgggatctgggctgatggctcagagcctggagactgcttcggattctgtgtctccctctctctctgcccctcccccattcatgctttgtctctctctgtctcaaaaataaataaacattaaaaaaaaacttaaaaaaaataaataaataaaacatttaagaaaatattgtcTTCATTGGTTCCCCTGTTCCTACCCACATCCCCCAtgttatatttaaagtgctaTCTCATCCTTGCCCTAGGAATTAAATGTGACAGTTACTCAGAATGTAAAGACTAAGAAGTATATGGAaggtattaaataattatttaatgaatggGTATTGAAGGATCATGATGGCAACGGGTTAGAATAAAAAGGTAATTGTTGCCTAAACATGTGTTCAGTGAGGATTTGAGGAGGTGATAATGAGGGTAAATATTATGACAGTGTCTGCAGAAGGTTTAAGTTCAAGATGAGGGTAGCAGCATGGATGTCATATGTGTTCCTCGGGGCATTTAGGTGAATCTATCACTAAAACAGACTCATAATCTGGATCTTTGACTCATATCTCTCAAAACTGGTacttgaatagtttgagaatccCTTGCTTGATTTCCTGGGTTCGTACTCCATAAACAATGGGGTTCAGGGATGGTGGAATGAGGTGGTGCAAGACATTGAGAAGAATGGGTACCTCTGAGGGCACCTTCTTTTCTGCCTTGTTTGTGAAGATGAAGACAAGCAGCAATGTATAGAAGAAAAGTATAAGAATGAGATGGGAACCACAAGTACTCAAGGCTTTGGTTGCTGCACCTCCTGACTGCAGACGTTTAACAGCCCTCAGGATGAAGCAGTAGGATAGTAAGATGAGCACTAGGTCAGAACCCAGTAGACACCAAACACTCACAAATTGGTAGAGCTTATTTGGGTGAATATCCCCACAGGAGAGCTTTGCTACAGAAATGTTGGCACAGATACAGTTCTCCACCACATTGCTGGCACAGTAGTTGAGCCTGGCAGCCAGAACTGGTGTGGGTAGTGTGGCCAGAAAATTGCGGAAGACAATGAAGATGGCTGCATAAATGACAAATTTTTCAGTGATGATGGACGGGTAGTGCAGAGGATGGCAaatggccacatagcggtcataggccatgacCAGGAAGGTGGAAGACTCCATAGGAAGGAATGTATTCATGATGAACATCTGCAGAAAGCAGCCTGCAAGGCTGATGGTCTTCATGTTGAACCAGAAGATGAGCAGGACCTGCCAGAATCATTATTCTCAAAAACTGCATTCATTCCCACCCTACAGTACCTAACCTTGGGGGAAACTTTCAATGGCTTCAACCATCTGTATCCCCAAACCACAGCCCTATAATCCCAGCTGGGACagtatcttaatttaaaatacctTCTATGTGCATCCCAAGTAGAGCCTTATTTATACCCTTTTCTCCCCATCTATAGACCATGCctcttgtttaatgtttacttctagCCTGTCTTCTCTTGATCCCCAGAGTTCTTACCCAAACTCCAGTTGAATGCATCACAAGAACACCAAACTCAGTAAGTTCAATATTTACATTTGGATACTCTCCACCTTCTCTAGACATATAAGAAATCTCTTTCAATTCTGCTTCCTATCTCACTATATGATATAAACATACATCCAGTTACACTTTAGAAAGTAAATTCTAGAGCTCTTGGATGTAAAGGTGGGATCATTCTGAGTCAAGGAAAATCTCCCTAGAagtaaaaagaatgtaaaaacttGGAATATCATTGACTCAGACATTGAGAGAGGGCCTGTCAGTTGGGAAacaattaaatctttaaaaaatggacactacaggaaaccatcaaaaccctagaggagaaagcaggaacaaacctctctgacctcagctgcagcaatttcttacttgacatatctccaaaggcaagggagttaaaagcaaaaatgaactattgggacctcatgaagataaaaagcttctgcactgcaaaagaaacaatcaacaaaactaaaaggcaactgatggaatgggaaaagatatttgcaaataacatatcggacaaagggctagtatccaaaatctataaagaactcaccaaactccacacctgaaaaacaaataatacagtgaagaaatgggcagaaaacatgaatagacacttctctaaagaagacatccggatggccaacaggcacatgaaaagatgctcaacgtcgctcctcatcagggaaatacaaatcaaaaccacactgagatatcacctcacaccaatcagagtggctcaaacgaacaaatcaggagactatagacgctggagaggatgtggagaaatgggaaccctcttgcactattggtgggaatgcaaactggtgcagccactctggaaaacagtgtggagatttcccaaaaaattaaaaatagatctaccctatgacccagcaatagcactgctaggaaattacccaagggatacaggagtgcagatgcataggggcacttgtaccccaatgtttatagcagcactttcaacaatagctaaattatggaaagagcctaaatgtgcatCAATTGATGCAtggatgatggataaagaagttgtggttatatatacaatagaatactacttggccatgacaaagaatgaaatctggccttttgtagcaacgtggatggaactggagagtgtgatgctaagtgaaataagtcatacagagaaagacagatatcatatatttccactcgtatgtggatcctgagaaacttaacagaagaccatgggggaggagaagggggaaaaaagttacagagagggaaggatgcaaactgagaataaactgagggttgatgggggggtgggagggaggagaaagtgggtgatgggcattgaggagggcacctgttgggatgggcactgggtgttatatggaaaccaatttgacaataaaatatttttttaaataattaaaaaatttaaaaaatggacactGAGAATGAGAGGGGACATATCTGGGAGCTGTGACAGACCCTGTGTGACGGTATGGACCACTCACTGAGGATTGTCCTTCAGGGGTAGTAGGATTTATAGCAGCAAAACAAAccactatttaaagaaaaataactgaatgcTTGGAAGTCAATCCAGAAGGGGTCTGACCTTGGGGATGACAGTGAGGCAGAGGATGATATCCAGCACGGAGAGGATGGCAAGTAGGTAGTACATGGGTTCGTGCAGAGATGTCTCTTGCCGAATGGTGAGTAATAACACAAAGTTGACCCCCAAAGCCAAAACCAGGAGGGGAGCAAGGACTACAGATAGCCAGTGCTGTGTTTCCTGCATTCCTGGGAAGCAAATCATCAGGAATTCAGTCACCTGGGTGCCTGTGTTGTTGAGAAATAGTACCATGACTGGCAGGTGGGCCTGAAACTGGCTGAAAGGAAAGACATGAATTCAGGGTTTGACTGTTTCATTAACAATCTCCTAACTGATGTATCTGCTTTTGTTCTAGGCTGTCATGTTTCTCCACAATTCTGTCGACATGAAATATGTCTACAATTTAAATTGTACAAGTGACTCTGTTAAAACAATGTCCTTAGCATTCATAACcttatgaataaaaaataactccCTTCACGAGTATATTCCAACTCCACACATAAACCCAGCCACTGACAGAACATGCTTTGCTCTTTGTCTCAACTCTGTGTTTTTACATGTCATCTCCTTCTCCTAGAATcaactctctttccctcaaataaCTAACTTTTTGGTATGTCCTATTTGTCTGCCAAAAAGTCTGTGCTCCATTTGTCAGCAATGAAATCTTATCTTTTTATAATAGCACAGAGAAAAGCGCCCTGCACCTGCTGACATAAAAGGCACTCAATAAGTACAAGTCAGATATATGAAACTGACAGATTGTTGAAAGCATCATAATACCCTTGACTCTTTTAATTTAGCATCTCCATATCTTGATGTACTGTGAACCACTGGCAGTCTTGCTTAATACTCACTAAAAAGCAGAACAAAgcagaatgggaaagaaaaaaaaaaacaattagtgGTGAAACCTAGGGGTGgaaacaataaatacaaaattacctGTGCAGTATCTTATTTGCATCTGTATTCAGTAAGTAgctgcttaaaaataataaaataaaaaccattatatTTCCTtggtaaaggagaaaaaataaggaaataaggctTCAAGAACAAGAGAAGAACTAACGGAATAGTTAAACATGCCCAAGGACAGGATGCTGCACAAACTGGAGCTTCAGTTCTCTTCAAGGATCTTCTTAACCATCCTGGACCCTCATGGGAAGAAGTTGCCAGGTTCTGCTGTTGTTCTCCTCTGAGGCAGAGGAAAAACCATCCCACCATCCCTTACAGATGAATTTTGGCGCATGTTGTTTGGGTGCccctgaatacacacacacacacacgcacgcacacacacacacctccaaaTGATATTTAGagctctccatttttttttcttcaatatatagTGCGGGCTTCTTATCAGCCTTTTCTTTtatctagaccagtggttctcaaatgtggGTGTGtatgagaatcacctggagagctggttgaaacacagattgctgaTACCAATCTCCAGACTTACCTATTTTGTAGTTTGGGGAGAAAAGCCAAGAATTCACCTTTCTAAGAAGTTCCCAGGTAATGCCTATGCTGCTTTTCCAGGGACAATACTTTGAGAATGATAAAGCTACATCCAACTGTCATTAACTGGCCTAACCACTGATTTAGGCTAACCCTAATCCAAGACTGCCACCTCAGTTCAGCCAGCCCTAGCCTCAGCTCTGCTCAGCTTCAGACATCACATTGACTGCTTCTCCCATTATCTTTACTTAAATTTGACCACAATTCTGGCCAACTTCTGATCTCCCAATTTTAAAGTTATCTTCCTCCCAGGGACACCCTGGGAATTCTATAGGTTCCTGTTTCATGGTTTTATCCCTCTGCCTGGATCTATAGTTCTTAGGCACCTTTCCTAGGAGGACCAAAGCTCATTAAAGTCAAGAAAAAGGTACACATCATTTTTCTTTGTGGCAGTTGGCACAAATCCAGACACTTAAAATATGCCTCAAATAATCAAATCAGAGACAAAGCTGAGCTGACCTTCTGTGAGCTCAGCTGACCCACAACCTAATGTGTTCATGCTCACACATTGGTTGATCTTCAGGTCTTCACATACCAACATCTGAGGATACAATAACATTCTTCTATATGAGCAGTGAATTAAACTGAAGTGCAAACTCAAAAGTGTCACTTATGCTTGGCTTTCCAACATACTGTTTCCAAAATACCTACAGAGAAATTCTGCCCCAAATGGCAGTTTGATCATCCGGCTGCTATCAGCCAAAGTGTGACTTCTCAACCTCTCACTAGCCCACTGCATATGACTCTGGTAAAACAGGAGATATTTAtgtgatctgaagagaaaccaaagTATTGTGGCTTTGGCCCCTGGACGACTTTATAAAGATGTCTCTATAACAGACACTCTCCTGTGGCTGGAAACATGAAGAGTTTGTTTGGGCATCCTGCTCCCATGGGTTCCTGCCTCCGtgcagatgcacacacacatttctaatGTAAAAAGAGATTTCTGAATTTATACTCAGATGAAGTGAAAGAGCAGTGATTGGCTCATAGTTTCTTTTGAGGCATCTGCAAGTTACATGAACTGAGGTGTATTACTTGTAATAGAAAGAGATATCAATCAGGGACTCAGAGGATGTAACTAAAAGACccttgagaaagacaaatgacatCAGACTTATGAAATGACTTCATCTTATATATTAGCTGCACTctagaaaaaattgtttttaaaatgagtactttatgatgatttattttatcattaatttatattaaGTTTTTCACACAGGGAAAATATGTCACTGAAAGGAAAACAACTATATGGAATCCTGAGTACTTCAAACAGTATACTTAAATAGACTAGTAAGTCAAGAATATCATCTTGACTGATTTTATGCTGGGATTGTCaccaaaataatactaaaaaagattgcataaaatttcattaatccaaaataagacaagaaagtagaaggaaattaatatatttgaggttatatacaaataataagaTGGTAGCTATAAAGCAATCAGCAATTGCATTTATGTAGATAGAGCACATATTCTAAGTACAAGACTAAGACTATCAGATTAAATATATCCATAATACTTACAAAagatgcattttacttttttaaatgtttattcatttattttgagggagacagagaaagcgcctgtgggataggggcagagagagggagggagggagggagagagggagggagggagggagagagagagagagagagacagagagagagagagagagagagaatcccaagtagactccatgccatcagtacagagcctgatgaggggtttgaccccacaaaccatgagatcatgatctgagccaatattgagagtcagatgcttaaccaactgagccacccaggtgcctctgaaagacaaattttaaatataaacaccagaatcactgaaaacaaaagaaaggaaaaaatatatcagGAAAATACTAACCAGGAGAATGTGAGTAGCTATACTAATCTGATTAATGCAAACATTAAGGCAGGAAGCATAACCAGAGATAAtgaaggacattttataataatgaagTGATTATAATGATGACTTGGAAAGTGTAACAATATcacaatttctattaaaataatgcaaaaacattaacacaaacaaaaggtgaaataaatacacaatcaCAGTGAGATTTCAACATGACTCTCCTAAAAGATGATAGAACAGCTGATAAAAAGAAGATCCAAACAGATATGAAACATTAGAAGAATGTAATTAACAAACTTTACCCAAATGACACGTGCAGAACATTGTACTCAGTAACAACAGTATTAATattcttaagtaaataaaacattatcaaaATCAACTAAATgctgaaacataaaaaaattttcaatgaatTTCAAACTATTGAAATTATTCAgaatgttctctgaccacagtgaaaCTAAGCTATAAAGCAATAATAATGTATCTGGAAATCCCATACTTCATACAAATTATACATATCTAAATAACCTACGAGTAACAGAAAAAATCAAAGtggaaagtagaaaatattttgaactgatgataatgaatataaaacataaaagaatacataaaaataaaactatagtcaaatatatatacatatatgtatattctatattacatttaacatattttaatgtattacatatgataaaatggaatatattatatatgaatgaaaagaagaataaaaatcaatgattaaatatgccatctgaaaaaaaaagaactaatcaaaaaagaaggaaagcaataATTAAGACATCAGAAAGATTTCCCAAAGATAAGAAACCTGAAGAAAACTATGCCAAGGCATATCATGATCAAATTGCTTAAAatcaatgataaagagaaaatcataaaagtaaacacaggaaaaaagacatt from Panthera uncia isolate 11264 chromosome D1, Puncia_PCG_1.0, whole genome shotgun sequence harbors:
- the LOC125914106 gene encoding olfactory receptor 56A4-like; the encoded protein is MVLFLNNTGTQVTEFLMICFPGMQETQHWLSVVLAPLLVLALGVNFVLLLTIRQETSLHEPMYYLLAILSVLDIILCLTVIPKVLLIFWFNMKTISLAGCFLQMFIMNTFLPMESSTFLVMAYDRYVAICHPLHYPSIITEKFVIYAAIFIVFRNFLATLPTPVLAARLNYCASNVVENCICANISVAKLSCGDIHPNKLYQFVSVWCLLGSDLVLILLSYCFILRAVKRLQSGGAATKALSTCGSHLILILFFYTLLLVFIFTNKAEKKVPSEVPILLNVLHHLIPPSLNPIVYGVRTQEIKQGILKLFKYQF